Proteins found in one Nocardia brasiliensis ATCC 700358 genomic segment:
- a CDS encoding enoyl-CoA hydratase/isomerase family protein yields MTDAAEPEVRIEQQDGLGLITLNRPKAINALNHSMTLAITEALRAWADDDAVRTVVLTGAGERGLCAGGDIVAIHTDATGGAVGADSPTGRFWRDEYLLNALIGRYPKPYVVVMDGIVMGGGVGLSGHGSHRIVTERSKIGMPEVGIGFVPDVGGTYLLARSPGEIGTHVALTTARMDAGDAIAAGFADYFVTTEHLPALLETLRTEAVEVAIAKFATGAPESGLLAQRGWIDACYGADTVEEIVARLQAHEAPEAGKAAADILTKSPVALKVALRSLRSAGAAPSLEVVLNEEYRVSIAALASHDLVEGIRAQVIDKDRAPQWSPATLADVSAAQVDAYFAELGDQELGLVSND; encoded by the coding sequence ATGACCGACGCGGCTGAGCCCGAGGTCCGCATCGAGCAGCAGGACGGCCTGGGACTGATCACCCTGAACCGGCCCAAAGCCATCAACGCGCTGAATCATTCGATGACACTGGCGATCACCGAGGCGTTGCGCGCCTGGGCGGACGACGACGCCGTCCGGACCGTCGTGCTCACCGGGGCGGGGGAGCGCGGTCTGTGCGCGGGCGGCGATATCGTCGCGATCCACACCGACGCCACCGGTGGTGCGGTCGGCGCCGATTCGCCGACCGGGCGTTTCTGGCGGGACGAATACCTGCTCAACGCGCTGATCGGCCGGTACCCGAAGCCCTACGTGGTGGTGATGGACGGCATCGTGATGGGCGGCGGGGTCGGGCTGTCCGGCCACGGCAGCCACCGCATCGTCACCGAGCGGTCCAAGATCGGCATGCCCGAGGTGGGCATCGGTTTCGTGCCCGATGTCGGCGGCACCTACCTGCTCGCGCGCAGCCCCGGCGAGATCGGCACGCACGTCGCGCTGACCACCGCGCGGATGGACGCGGGCGACGCGATCGCGGCGGGCTTCGCCGACTACTTCGTCACCACCGAACACCTGCCCGCACTGCTGGAGACGTTGCGCACCGAGGCGGTCGAGGTCGCGATCGCCAAATTCGCCACGGGCGCACCGGAATCCGGCCTGCTCGCACAGCGCGGGTGGATCGACGCCTGCTACGGCGCGGATACCGTCGAGGAGATCGTCGCGCGGCTACAGGCGCACGAGGCGCCGGAAGCGGGTAAGGCAGCGGCCGACATTCTCACGAAATCGCCTGTCGCGCTGAAGGTCGCGTTACGGTCGTTGCGGTCGGCGGGTGCCGCGCCGAGCCTGGAGGTGGTGCTGAACGAGGAGTATCGGGTCTCCATCGCGGCCCTGGCCTCGCACGACCTGGTGGAGGGCATCCGCGCGCAAGTGATCGACAAGGACCGTGCCCCGCAGTGGTCGCCGGCGACCCTCGCCGACGTCAGCGCCGCGCAGGTCGACGCATACTTCGCCGAATTGGGCGATCAGGAACTGGGTTTGGTGAGCAATGACTGA
- the mmsB gene encoding 3-hydroxyisobutyrate dehydrogenase, with protein sequence MTEKIGFLGLGHMGAPMAANLVQAGYEVLAYDPVPAAQEQAAKDGATVVATAAEAAEAGVVITMLPNGRLVLDVYAEILPAAKPGTLFIDCSTIDVADAKSAAVLAIGAGHRALDAPVSGGVAGAAAGTLTFMVGGAADDFATALPVLEVMGGKVVHCGGSGVGQAAKICNNMLLGISMIGLSEALVLGEQLGLTHQSFFDVVSTASGQSWALTSYCPVPGPVPTSPANNDYRPGFATALMNKDLGLAANALRENGIEGRLGLLAAEIYDRFNQSSGDLDFSAIVTDIRSRSEREGA encoded by the coding sequence ATGACTGAAAAGATCGGATTCCTCGGGCTCGGCCACATGGGTGCGCCGATGGCGGCGAACCTGGTGCAAGCCGGCTACGAGGTACTGGCCTACGACCCGGTGCCCGCCGCGCAGGAGCAGGCCGCGAAGGACGGCGCGACCGTCGTCGCCACCGCCGCGGAGGCGGCGGAGGCGGGTGTGGTGATCACCATGCTGCCGAACGGGCGGCTGGTGCTCGACGTGTACGCGGAGATCCTGCCCGCCGCGAAGCCGGGCACCCTGTTCATCGACTGCTCGACGATCGACGTGGCCGACGCGAAATCCGCGGCCGTCCTCGCCATCGGCGCGGGGCACCGGGCGCTGGACGCCCCGGTCTCCGGCGGCGTCGCCGGTGCGGCCGCGGGCACCCTCACCTTCATGGTCGGCGGCGCGGCGGACGATTTCGCCACCGCGCTGCCGGTGCTCGAGGTGATGGGCGGCAAGGTCGTGCACTGCGGCGGCTCCGGGGTCGGGCAGGCCGCGAAGATCTGCAACAACATGCTGCTCGGCATCTCGATGATCGGCCTGTCCGAGGCCCTGGTGCTCGGTGAGCAACTGGGCCTGACCCACCAGTCCTTCTTCGACGTCGTCTCCACCGCCTCCGGCCAGAGCTGGGCCCTGACCTCCTACTGCCCGGTCCCCGGCCCGGTGCCGACCAGCCCGGCCAACAACGACTACCGACCCGGTTTCGCCACCGCGCTGATGAACAAGGACCTCGGCCTCGCCGCGAACGCGCTGCGCGAGAACGGCATCGAGGGCCGGCTCGGCCTGCTCGCCGCCGAGATCTACGACCGGTTCAACCAGTCGTCGGGCGACCTGGACTTCTCCGCTATCGTCACCGATATTCGTAGCCGTTCTGAGCGAGAAGGTGCCTAG
- a CDS encoding enoyl-CoA hydratase, with protein sequence MSDFETILLERKGRVGWITLNRPKALNALNAQVLDDVIAALDELERDERIGAVVITGSERAFAAGADIKEMQPKSYMDMFLNDYFARWDRLAEFRKPTIAAVAGYALGGGCELAMICDILIAADTAKFGQPEIKLGVIPGIGGSQRLTRAVGKAKAMDLVLTGRNMDAEEAERAGLVSRIVPAADLLDTALEVAETIASMSLPVTMIAKEAVNRSFETTLAEGLRFERRVFHSLFAIEDQKEGMTAFVEKRPAKFTNR encoded by the coding sequence GTGAGCGATTTCGAGACGATTCTGCTGGAGCGCAAGGGGCGGGTCGGCTGGATCACGTTGAACCGGCCGAAGGCGCTCAATGCGTTGAACGCGCAAGTCCTCGACGATGTGATCGCCGCGCTGGACGAACTCGAGCGCGACGAGCGGATCGGGGCCGTCGTCATCACCGGATCGGAGCGTGCCTTCGCGGCGGGCGCCGACATCAAGGAGATGCAGCCCAAGTCGTACATGGACATGTTCCTCAACGACTACTTCGCCCGCTGGGACCGGCTCGCGGAGTTCCGTAAGCCGACCATCGCCGCGGTCGCCGGTTACGCGCTGGGCGGCGGCTGTGAGCTGGCGATGATCTGCGACATCCTGATCGCGGCCGATACCGCCAAATTCGGGCAGCCGGAGATCAAGCTCGGTGTCATCCCCGGTATCGGCGGCTCGCAGCGGCTGACCCGCGCGGTCGGCAAGGCCAAGGCGATGGATCTGGTGCTCACCGGGCGGAATATGGACGCCGAGGAGGCCGAGCGCGCCGGCCTGGTGTCGCGCATCGTGCCGGCCGCCGATCTGCTGGACACCGCGCTCGAGGTCGCCGAGACGATCGCTTCGATGTCGTTGCCGGTCACCATGATTGCGAAGGAGGCGGTCAACCGCTCCTTCGAAACCACCCTCGCGGAAGGCCTGCGCTTCGAGCGCCGCGTCTTCCATTCGCTGTTCGCCATCGAGGATCAGAAGGAAGGCATGACCGCCTTCGTCGAGAAGCGCCCCGCGAAGTTCACCAACCGCTGA
- a CDS encoding Hsp70 family protein yields the protein MVLVLGVSAGAGGARAMLTHSDQPHLPPIDRCQVLRRPGGGIDEPVLEAIRQMRGAADRRDELVTGTAVTCRCTMHSEAIRASAGRSGLTIVDEPLAQLRYLRFTGQLPDSGSVLLYDLGSSGLTITHADCRTDTILAGKRSTVLGGDGYDALLRWQLARGGVLTDKLTSRRHREALSSERVVTAIDPISGGREVVTRSDLAELCAASIHHSASFVRQLIEESGVQPEALVLLGGCTRNPNIRDELAELIDLPIIYDPEPDYVSARGAVLLAAERHGGEVRMARARAGAALSASLVHGPVDRRKLIAAVAVTAALGATIAGILAMDKSSTEPGDGTTPTPAEIIGPSPANFG from the coding sequence ATGGTGCTGGTCTTGGGGGTATCGGCGGGCGCTGGTGGCGCGCGCGCGATGCTGACGCATTCCGATCAGCCACACCTACCGCCCATCGATCGTTGCCAGGTGCTGCGCCGCCCGGGCGGCGGCATCGACGAGCCCGTGCTCGAGGCCATCCGGCAGATGCGTGGCGCCGCCGACCGGCGCGACGAGTTGGTCACCGGCACGGCGGTGACCTGCCGCTGCACCATGCACTCCGAGGCCATCCGGGCCAGCGCGGGCCGCAGCGGGCTCACCATCGTCGACGAACCGCTGGCCCAGCTGCGCTATCTCCGGTTCACCGGGCAACTGCCGGACAGCGGCTCGGTACTGCTCTACGACCTCGGCAGTTCCGGGCTCACCATCACCCACGCCGATTGCCGCACCGACACCATCCTGGCGGGCAAGCGCAGCACCGTGCTCGGTGGTGACGGCTACGACGCGCTGCTGCGCTGGCAACTCGCCCGCGGCGGCGTGCTCACCGACAAGCTCACCAGCCGCAGACATCGGGAGGCGCTGAGCAGCGAACGGGTGGTCACCGCGATCGACCCGATCTCCGGCGGCCGTGAGGTGGTGACCCGCAGCGACCTGGCGGAGCTGTGCGCGGCGAGCATCCACCACTCGGCGTCGTTCGTGCGCCAGCTGATCGAGGAGAGCGGGGTCCAGCCCGAGGCGCTGGTGCTGCTCGGCGGCTGCACCCGCAACCCGAACATCCGCGACGAGCTGGCCGAGCTGATCGACCTGCCGATCATCTACGACCCCGAACCGGATTACGTCTCGGCCCGCGGCGCGGTGCTGCTGGCGGCCGAACGCCACGGGGGCGAGGTGCGGATGGCGCGGGCGCGCGCGGGCGCGGCCCTGTCCGCTTCGCTGGTGCACGGCCCGGTCGACCGCCGCAAGCTCATCGCCGCCGTCGCGGTCACCGCGGCGCTCGGCGCGACCATCGCGGGAATCCTTGCGATGGACAAGAGTTCGACCGAACCGGGCGACGGCACCACCCCGACCCCCGCGGAGATCATCGGACCGTCGCCGGCCAACTTCGGCTGA
- a CDS encoding MarR family winged helix-turn-helix transcriptional regulator: MSRPRPLPLDPIEEAHRQWVDHGWGDVADGMAAVTSLVRAQQIVMARVDEALKPTGLTFSRYELLMLLSFSKTGALPMAKASARLQVHPTSVTNTVDRLEAAQLVERVPHPTDRRATLIEITSAGRELVAQATEQLNTRVFALPGLAPDRLHTLLQLLAEFRHAAGDFDTGAAQAHWSATGPE, encoded by the coding sequence ATGTCCCGGCCACGTCCCCTGCCGCTCGACCCGATCGAGGAGGCCCATCGCCAATGGGTCGACCACGGCTGGGGGGATGTCGCCGACGGTATGGCCGCGGTGACGTCGCTGGTTCGAGCCCAGCAAATCGTCATGGCCCGGGTGGACGAGGCGCTGAAACCAACCGGTTTGACCTTCTCCCGGTACGAATTGCTCATGCTGCTGAGCTTCAGCAAGACCGGTGCGCTGCCGATGGCGAAGGCCAGCGCACGGCTGCAGGTGCACCCCACCAGCGTCACCAACACCGTCGATCGCCTGGAGGCCGCGCAGTTGGTCGAGCGGGTGCCGCACCCCACCGACCGGCGCGCCACGCTCATCGAGATCACCTCCGCCGGAAGGGAATTGGTCGCGCAGGCGACCGAGCAACTGAACACGAGAGTCTTCGCGCTGCCCGGCTTGGCACCCGACCGGCTACACACCCTGCTGCAACTGCTCGCGGAATTCCGACACGCCGCGGGTGACTTCGACACCGGCGCGGCCCAGGCGCACTGGTCTGCGACTGGACCGGAATAA
- a CDS encoding metallophosphoesterase, protein MTCCGPSRRTLLGALGLAALLPVVGAARPGSARAQSNPILATDLEVVTITDQTVILTWTTLTPDAAGRLVPVAADAEVRLAPADSTRAPVPVWSDPEPTPFHYAEVDGLEPGRAYRFEAWSNGVRAIPALSLTTLSPGAPEITGEFTTLTPPPGRPLRTIALANDIHYGEEVSGLLVANLPPGFRQDVPPYPEAMLAALLDDLRRPDRDAAHLLIAGDLTDEASLADSRAVRAQLDAWGALGTDYLVVRGNHDRPHTGPDYASCAPAPAAHHDCWAEAFTPRQQLVEHEIGGLRVLGLDTSELDGSGGTIDRPQFDLFTERLRADPDRPTLVFSHHPVTRESGYTNLAGPGFVLNGRDSAELQASYERTPGVFLHHSGHTHRNRRTRPDTGCAVEFLEVAAVKEYPGGYSLLRLYEGGYLVNFYKTRTEAARRWSATTRGEYFGLLPDYTLGTTTDRNHVVLRDFSGLG, encoded by the coding sequence ATGACGTGTTGCGGGCCGTCCCGGCGCACCCTGCTCGGCGCGCTGGGCTTGGCCGCACTGCTGCCGGTGGTCGGCGCCGCGCGGCCGGGTTCGGCTCGGGCACAATCGAATCCGATTCTCGCCACCGATCTGGAAGTGGTCACGATCACCGATCAGACGGTGATCCTGACCTGGACGACGCTGACACCGGACGCCGCGGGACGGCTCGTCCCGGTCGCCGCGGACGCGGAAGTTCGTCTCGCACCGGCGGATTCGACCCGCGCACCGGTTCCGGTGTGGTCCGACCCGGAGCCGACGCCGTTCCACTACGCCGAAGTGGACGGTCTGGAGCCCGGCCGCGCGTACCGATTCGAGGCGTGGTCCAACGGTGTTCGCGCGATCCCGGCACTCTCGTTGACCACCCTGAGTCCCGGCGCCCCGGAGATCACCGGCGAATTCACCACGTTGACCCCGCCGCCCGGACGTCCGCTGCGAACCATCGCTCTGGCCAACGACATCCATTACGGTGAGGAGGTCAGCGGCCTGCTCGTCGCGAATCTGCCGCCCGGCTTCCGTCAGGACGTGCCGCCATACCCCGAGGCGATGCTGGCCGCGCTGCTCGACGACCTGCGCAGGCCCGACCGGGACGCCGCCCACCTGCTGATCGCCGGCGATCTCACCGACGAAGCGTCCCTTGCGGATTCACGCGCGGTCCGCGCGCAGCTCGACGCCTGGGGCGCGCTGGGCACCGACTACCTGGTGGTCCGCGGAAACCACGATCGGCCGCACACGGGGCCGGACTATGCGAGCTGCGCCCCGGCGCCGGCCGCGCACCACGACTGCTGGGCCGAGGCGTTCACACCGCGGCAGCAACTCGTAGAGCACGAGATCGGCGGACTGCGGGTGCTCGGCCTGGACACCAGCGAGCTCGACGGCTCCGGTGGCACCATCGACCGACCGCAGTTCGACCTGTTCACCGAACGACTCCGGGCCGACCCGGACCGGCCGACGCTGGTGTTCAGCCACCATCCGGTCACCAGGGAGTCCGGCTACACCAATCTCGCGGGGCCGGGGTTCGTCCTGAACGGCCGGGACAGCGCCGAACTCCAAGCGAGCTACGAGCGCACTCCGGGCGTCTTCCTGCACCACAGCGGCCACACCCACCGCAATCGCCGGACCCGCCCGGATACCGGGTGTGCCGTCGAATTCCTGGAAGTGGCTGCGGTCAAGGAATATCCGGGCGGCTACAGCCTGCTGCGCCTGTACGAGGGCGGCTACCTGGTGAACTTCTACAAGACGCGGACCGAGGCCGCGCGCCGCTGGAGCGCGACCACCCGGGGCGAATACTTCGGCCTGCTCCCGGATTACACCCTCGGCACCACCACCGATCGCAATCACGTTGTGCTGCGCGATTTCTCGGGCCTCGGCTGA
- a CDS encoding CPBP family intramembrane glutamic endopeptidase, with product MRAVGATAFTVPLILVARKVLDRRPFAELGFSSVGRGCRAFLVGVACWGIPAWSAMAVMLWLGWADITVRESFPRIVLALLGLLVLVLLYEAVPEELIFRGYFFADLNERWSTAIAVAGQAMLFTAWGVLIGAAGSVGRAVLFFTFSLVLGVLRSVTGNILACMGFHAAFQVTTQFLASRWNYIDLHDPEQAVQGLAFVILPFLTTPLVLWWYRRSRRPVPAPS from the coding sequence ATGCGCGCGGTGGGTGCGACGGCGTTCACCGTGCCGCTGATTCTGGTCGCCCGAAAAGTCCTCGACCGCAGGCCCTTTGCGGAGTTGGGATTTTCGTCGGTCGGCCGCGGTTGTCGCGCGTTTCTGGTCGGTGTCGCGTGCTGGGGAATTCCGGCCTGGTCGGCGATGGCTGTGATGTTGTGGCTCGGCTGGGCGGATATCACTGTGCGGGAGTCTTTTCCGCGCATCGTGCTGGCTCTGCTGGGCCTGCTCGTGCTGGTGCTCCTGTATGAAGCCGTTCCGGAAGAACTCATCTTTCGCGGATACTTCTTCGCCGATCTGAACGAGCGTTGGTCGACCGCGATCGCCGTCGCCGGGCAGGCGATGCTGTTCACGGCGTGGGGTGTGCTCATCGGCGCGGCGGGCTCGGTGGGGCGAGCCGTCCTTTTCTTCACCTTTTCCCTGGTGCTCGGCGTGCTGCGGTCGGTGACCGGAAACATTCTGGCCTGCATGGGCTTCCATGCGGCTTTTCAGGTGACCACCCAGTTCCTCGCCAGCAGGTGGAACTACATCGACCTGCACGACCCCGAGCAAGCTGTGCAAGGTCTGGCTTTCGTCATCCTTCCCTTCCTAACCACCCCCCTCGTCCTGTGGTGGTACCGCAGGAGTCGCCGCCCGGTCCCGGCCCCGAGCTAG
- a CDS encoding flavin-containing monooxygenase, protein MRERSAGESGAAVAAPREPRVVIIGAGVSGIASAITLQRNGIDDFVILEKGADVGGVWHWNRYPGLTCDVPSQLYQFGFAPKPDWSQVFAPGPEIQRYLADVVDRFGLRPHVRTNAEVTAATFTGSGWRVETGDGNSYEADFVIAATGVLHHPATPELPGLAEFTGDVLHTARWDDSVPTDGKRIAVIGTGSTGVQVVSALQPKARRLVHFVRSPQWVIWAPMRLPQPAVVGAVLDRLPQVNRALYRAGMTGAKLFTDVVTRPSWRRRAVQEYARLSLRVQVRDPRLRAQLTPDYQPLCKRQVLSGSYYRALHARNAELVTDAIAAVTPTGIRTADGTEHEFDMIVLATGFQAHNYMRPMNLAGRDGIAIDDAWVKGPRAYRMTAVPGFPNLFTVLGPNSPTGSIPLHHAAEVTARYIVAWINRWRTGEFDTVEVTEAATARFEAEVGKALEPTVWNTGCNSWYFTEGGHIDLLPFDRATMEALLATPDERDFHLRKVS, encoded by the coding sequence GTGCGTGAGCGTTCGGCAGGGGAGAGTGGGGCAGCGGTGGCCGCGCCGCGCGAGCCGCGGGTCGTGATCATCGGTGCCGGCGTCTCCGGCATTGCCAGCGCGATCACTTTGCAGCGCAACGGGATCGACGACTTCGTCATCCTGGAGAAGGGGGCCGACGTCGGCGGGGTGTGGCATTGGAACCGCTACCCCGGGCTGACCTGCGACGTCCCGTCGCAGCTGTATCAGTTCGGCTTCGCCCCGAAACCGGACTGGTCGCAGGTCTTCGCGCCCGGCCCGGAAATCCAGCGCTACCTCGCCGACGTCGTCGACCGGTTCGGCCTTCGACCGCACGTGCGCACGAATGCCGAGGTCACGGCGGCGACCTTCACCGGATCGGGGTGGCGGGTCGAGACCGGCGACGGGAACAGCTACGAGGCCGACTTCGTGATCGCCGCGACCGGCGTGCTGCACCATCCGGCCACCCCCGAACTGCCCGGCCTGGCCGAGTTCACCGGGGACGTGCTGCACACGGCGCGCTGGGACGACTCGGTGCCCACCGACGGCAAGCGCATCGCCGTCATCGGCACCGGATCGACCGGGGTGCAGGTGGTTTCGGCGTTGCAGCCGAAGGCGCGCCGACTCGTCCACTTCGTCCGTAGTCCGCAGTGGGTGATCTGGGCGCCGATGCGGCTGCCGCAACCCGCCGTCGTCGGCGCGGTGCTGGACCGGCTCCCGCAGGTCAATCGCGCGCTGTACCGCGCGGGCATGACCGGCGCGAAGCTGTTCACCGACGTCGTCACGCGGCCGAGCTGGCGGCGCCGTGCGGTGCAGGAGTACGCGCGGTTGAGCCTGCGCGTCCAGGTGCGCGACCCACGACTGCGCGCGCAGCTCACCCCGGACTATCAGCCGCTGTGCAAGCGACAAGTGTTGTCCGGCAGCTACTATCGCGCGCTGCACGCCCGCAACGCCGAACTGGTCACCGACGCGATCGCGGCCGTGACCCCCACCGGCATCCGCACCGCCGACGGCACCGAGCACGAGTTCGACATGATCGTGCTGGCCACCGGCTTCCAGGCGCACAACTACATGCGGCCGATGAACCTGGCCGGCCGCGACGGGATCGCGATCGACGACGCGTGGGTGAAAGGCCCGCGGGCCTACCGGATGACCGCCGTCCCGGGCTTCCCCAACCTGTTCACCGTGCTCGGACCGAACTCACCGACCGGCTCCATTCCCCTGCATCACGCCGCCGAGGTCACCGCCCGCTATATCGTCGCGTGGATCAACCGTTGGCGGACAGGCGAATTCGACACCGTCGAGGTGACCGAAGCCGCCACCGCCCGATTCGAAGCCGAGGTCGGCAAGGCGTTGGAGCCCACGGTCTGGAACACCGGGTGCAATTCGTGGTACTTCACCGAAGGCGGCCACATCGACCTGCTGCCCTTCGACCGCGCCACCATGGAAGCGTTGCTCGCCACCCCCGACGAGCGCGATTTCCACCTGCGCAAGGTTTCCTGA